From the Fibrobacter sp. UWH6 genome, the window GGATGGATTCCGGAGCCTGTTTGGGAGAAGCGGCGTGACGAGCTTTCGCCCAGGAACTAAAGGAACCGTCCTGCTCCTCGCAGCCGTAATCGCCCAGCAAGTCTTCGTCGACACGGACCACGTCAAGAAGGTTCAGACAACGGTTCGGATATGCGCCACAAATACCGACGTTGACTACTGCAGAAACGGCAATATTAGTTTGTCTACACTCAAGGAGGATGCTTGTCAGACCAACAGAAAAATCCAGGGCACCGACGTCAAGTACGCAGGCGTAGGCACCGCCGGGAAATTCATCGATAGGGATCAGCTTATTGACAGCGTCGGGATATTCTGCGGACGCCTTGGGGAAGACCGCCGAAAATTCCATAGCTGTCGCAAAGGCAAACAAGGGTACATTTTCAAAGGCGGGCTTTTCCATAATCACTCCAGTTTTTCTACGGCTTCGGCCAGGGACGCCTGCAGTTCCGACACACGTTCCAGCTTAAGATTCCAGGGACGATCCGTTTCGCAACGGGCTGCGGCGACTGCGGTGGCAAGAACCAGACTGTCTTCGAAAGACATGCCCTGGGTATCTGCGTACAGCCAACCGGCAAAGAAGGAATCACCTGCACCAACGCTGTTCTTGACCTGAATTGTAGGCGGCTGGATCTGGACTCCCTGGAACTTTCCTTCTAAAAGTCTGAAGGCTCGTACCGGAGATTCCTCATCCGTAACCACAAGGTTCTTGATCGGCAGACGTTCCAAAACCGCCGTGGCGGACATCTTCCAGAACTGGGGGCTGGACATGACCAGGGGAATTCCCATTCGTTCGCACAACTTGCAGTATTCCTGCATGTTGATCTTCAGCAGTTCCACGCCCTTGGCAAGCCAGGCATCGATGTCTTCTACGGCATCCACAAAAATTTTTTTGCCGGTAAAATCCAGGGAATTGATCTTATTGACATCAAAGCCCTTGGGGAACGTTCCACAAAGGGCCACACGCTGGGTGGAGTCCCAGTAGTCGTTCAGGTTCTGCAGGAAATCATCATTCTCGGATTCGGTCAGAACGGGAGAGGGTTCAATCAGCTCCGTAGATTCACCAGCACTGACGATGGTGGTACAGATTCGGGTCGGTTCCTTGATCCACACCGGGGCCTGCTGAACACCGCAAGCGGAAAGTTCATCAAAGATGTGCGAACCGTTCTGGTCG encodes:
- a CDS encoding 1-phosphofructokinase family hexose kinase, coding for MAQEILILGLNPAWQRLFFLDKFTPGEVHRISKVEEYASGKGINCGRVLQLLGGSALLMHFLGDQNGSHIFDELSACGVQQAPVWIKEPTRICTTIVSAGESTELIEPSPVLTESENDDFLQNLNDYWDSTQRVALCGTFPKGFDVNKINSLDFTGKKIFVDAVEDIDAWLAKGVELLKINMQEYCKLCERMGIPLVMSSPQFWKMSATAVLERLPIKNLVVTDEESPVRAFRLLEGKFQGVQIQPPTIQVKNSVGAGDSFFAGWLYADTQGMSFEDSLVLATAVAAARCETDRPWNLKLERVSELQASLAEAVEKLE